The following nucleotide sequence is from Apium graveolens cultivar Ventura chromosome 4, ASM990537v1, whole genome shotgun sequence.
gcttatgtaataataagtcatgtagcacattcctgtatacacctttgtatatattctgtagtagcatataagtcatgttgactttaattagatatgcaaaataggttgattaattgtacataagtgatgtcttgtaattctgcataaatgaaatgaagtcaagtgccaaatagctactcgacggatgatcaacaaagctactcgacggatgatcaacaagacaactcgacggatgatcgtgtactcaacggataatcaattcaaatatccgttgatagtgacaacacagtcacatgcgtcgagtgtatgcaaaaggaatgtggaagcctattcaactgggtttttgagaacaaagaagcattaccatttccatgctacgATGAAGATagtcaaagatgctggaatagagtaatgaagcagcagagtattagacttgataggttttgttttattattttgtcttattactttataatcttgatgatatataaaccaagcaaTAGCAAATTAAACAACAAGAAGACTAGGAAAATATTTCTcaaagaaacatttgtaagctacatccttagcatttctctgttattttagttgttcttatttgtaagtagctgtgagcttttgttgctacacagagttctcttgatataatatatatctctggtggatacattcaaatccaccagaaagtttttaaaaacctgtgtttttaattacttgtgttttgattttattaactttttattccgcattgtgctaatcaaacaCTTTTATATAATTAAGGTAGAACAATTTTTAATTGAGAAAAAaggtttcaagaattccattcaacccccttctataattcttgttgcattgtttgggactaacaattggtatcagagcaagctcttgaaggaTAAAGAGTTttaagatcacaacaaacagcaagatgaacaagaaggatgttggagtcaagatccctttcctagataaagataattaccatccctggaaggtaaaaatgcatcttcatcTACTTTCTCaggatgaggcctatgtggatcagctgcaactggaaatgaaggtaccaatgagagctgcaactggaaatgaagGATCAtttcccaagccaaggcatgaatggtcagatcctgacattgaacaagtaggaaaggacaagaaggccatgattattctgtttaatggagttgatggtgatatgtttgataatatcatcaactgtaaaacagccaagaaagtttgggatacaatacagattatctgtgatggcactgaacaagttagagaaaacaagatgcagttactaattcagcaatatgagcatttccactttgaagaaggtgaaactctcactgatatttttagtagattttaaaagctactaaatgctctaaagctgcatggaagagtctatcaaaccaaggattcaaacctcaaatttctgagatcccttccaaaagaatggaaaccaatgacagtctccttaagaaattctcaagaatacaaggagtttacattagagagactgtatggtattctaaagacttatgagcttgaaatagagcaagatgaaagaatggagaaagggagaaagaaaggaggttccattgcactagttgctgagtgggagaaagagaaggagatgaagatggaagctgttgagtcaacttcaaaggtctgtgaaaacaagggcaaggggctggtagcagaaaatgaagattctttgagccaagatgatatggatgacattgatgaacacctagcattcctttctagaagattttccaagctcaagttcaagaagatctttggagcagctaagccaaataaaaatatggtggataaatcaaaattcaaatgttttaaatgtggcttagcagggcattttgcaagtgagtgtagaaagtctgattccatcaagaaaaagtttgagcctgtggattataaacagaagtattttgagtttctcaaacaaaaggaaagggctttcatcactcaagagaatgactgggcagctgatggtttagatgaagatgaggatgtcagctatgtcaatctagccctaatggccaaatctgatgagacagaaacatgttcttcaagtaatcaggtaattacaacaaacctagcacatttatctaaagctgtgtgtaatgatgcaataaatgacatgtctactgaattatatcatttgcgtgttacacttaagtcactcactaaagaaaatgctatgcttaaagaaaacaatttgtttttaagtgagagaaataatgtgttagagtctcagttcattgaatttgaaaaattaagaattaagtgtaagattgccaaggaggaattaactgagtccttgaagaaagaagaaattttgaagaagcagcttgatcgtgaacaagaagtgattaaggcatggaaatcatctagagatgtccatgcacaaatcaccaaagttcaaggaattgagtctttctgtgatgaagcctggaagagaagcaaagagaaactagaatccaatttggttgagGGATTGCTGACatatgtagactcgacggatgatgagggtcatccgtcggataacaaaaacGGTTATCCGTCGAttgacataaatcctcatccgtcgattgtgagcaaacctgtgagcaaagccaaacttgccaagttaaatgttaaatatggatcagtttccaagaattttgttccaggagaaaccagtcaagtgaagaaggagaaaaagtttaatgttggtcatatgacagTCAAGCAGTTGAATGATAGactggagaaaattgaggttaaaacagatgctaaaaggaaaaataatagaaatggtaaagtaggaattaacaagcataagaactacacacctgataaatatgctcccaaaataatctgtgtcaagtgtggtagtttaaatcacctgtctgttaattgtaaatctgccatgcctacttccatatctgtgccaccttattttcccaacatgaatgccatgccttctatgcctatgaattctatgcctatgaatgctatgtctgtacagaatatgaatgcacaatttgctaatatgccatttccacctaattcttattatgctgcatttagtatgccacaaatgtcatttagcatgccttactggaataacatgtttactaatagcatgtcattccctgttaaccaaaatgtgcatgataattctggtgtaataaatggtttcaaaggtccaactcaaatgactaaggatgaatctgatattcccaagtcaaatgagatcaaacctaagaaacagaaaaagaaagctaacaaggcaggtcccaaggaaacttgggtaccaaaatcaacttgatttgattttgatgtgtgcaggaaaatagaaagaatctatggtacttggatagtggctgttcaagatacatgactggtgattctactctgctcacagagttcaaggagagagctggcccaagtattacttttggagatgacagaaagggttatactgtgggatatggcttgatttcaaaagaaaatgtcatcattgaggaggttgcatTAGTGGATGGTCTTAAGCACAATTTGTTAAGCATCAGCCAGCTGTGTGACAAaggaaattcagtaaccttcaattctaaagcctgtgttgtgacaaacaaaagaagcaacaaagtggttctcactggagtgagaaaaggaaatgtgtacctagctgacttcaactcatcaaatgcagaatctgttacctGTCTTCTCAGCAaggcaagtcaggatgaaagttggttatggaacaagaagctatcccatctatacttcaagaccatgaatgaacttgtaaagaaagaactggttaaaggtattcctcaagtggagttttctaaggatggattgtgtgatgcctgccaaaagggaaagcagatcaaagcatcattcagaaagaagcttgattcatcaattgaagaacctttgcaactgctacacatggacttgtttggaccagtcaatatattgtcaatctcaatgaaaagattttgcctagtgattgtagatgaaTTCTCAAAGTTaccttggacatatttcctaaagtctaaagatgaggctagtgaaatcattatcaatcacataaagcaagtcaataatcatcctgatttcaaagttagaagaatcgggagtgacaatggaactgagttcaagaattttactATGAAAGCATTCTctgaagaaaatgggattatgcaggagttttcagcagcaagaaccccacaacaaaatggagtggtggaaagaaagaatatatcacttattgaagatgcaaggacaatgcttgaagagtcaaagttaccaacatatttctgggctgaagctgtaaatactgcatgctacactcagaatatttctctggttaatcaagcaaaatgcatgactccctatcaactgttcaagaacaagaagccaactctaaattttcttcatgtctttggctgcaaatgttatatcttgagaaatcaaactgatcagaatgggaagtttgatgctaaagtagatgaaggaattttcgttggatatgctgttggtaaagcatatagagtctacaatctaagaatcaacattgttgtggaatcaatacatgttgtgtttgatgataaaaagattgaaggactacaagatggagattaccatgagagccttaaatttgacaatgtgaagatggttagtgatgacagtgatgataaagtgatcaagagacagtttcaaaggataatgcagaaaaatctactaccaatgaagctgttaactcaacatccgtcgagttacaaaatgcctCATCCGTCGATAGATAACCTGCATCATCTGTCGagagacaatcagcctcatccgtcggtactcaaaattcaccatccgttgggttatcaagaagagctgaaagtcagaatagatcaatTTCAGAAAATCCCTCTCTTTCAAAtcatagattcacaaactcagggggagtttctaacaatcaaaactcaatcacacatcaagacaacaatgagggctcttcatctagagctaatctaactcaacaaaggaaatggacaaaggatcacccctttgagcttatcattggtgatgtatcttctagagttcaaacaaggagagcaactcaagaagaatgtctatacagtagctttctttctaaggaagaaccaaagaaggtagaagaagctttgttagatcctgattggattttagctatacaggaggagctaaaccaatttgaaaggaataaggtatggaagctagtacccaagcctaagggaaagaaacctatagacaccaaatgggtattcagaaacaagatggatgaaaatggcatagtagtcaggatcaaagctagattgattgctaagggctattgtcaacaagaaggaataaattttgatgaaacctttgctcctgttgcaagacttgaagccatcagaattttcttagcctatgtagcccatgccaatttcaaggtctatcaaatggatgtcaagagtgcatttctaaatggagatttggaggaggaagtctatgtcagtcagcctcctggttttgaagatccaaatttcccagattatgtttactatcttttgaaagcactctatggactgaagcaagcacctagagcctggtatgacactttatcaaggTTTCTCTTGGAAAATAACTTTacaagaggtattgtagataaaactttattctttagaaatgttaatagttctagtatacttgttcaaatttatgtaaatgacattatttttggctctacagatgaaaaactttgcaaaaagtttgccaaattgatgcaaagtaagtatgaaatgagcatgatgggagaactaacttactttcttggtttgcaagttaagcaagttagttatggaatattcattagtcaaactaaatacatttatgatcttttaaagaagtttgatctaatggattgcacatctgcaaaaactcccatggccactgcaactaagcttgaattaaacactacttaaaagtctgtggatatttcaagttataggggcatggttggctcacttctgtacttaacagctagtaggccagatataatgtttgctacatgtctttaaATCAGGAAGTTGTTCTAGTGAAGTGTGATTATATATGTCCAACACTTCTAGATTCAAAGGAAGTTCCGGAAGGGAGGACCCAAGCCTTGTATAGTTCTTCAATGCAAGATGGAATAGGTTGAAAAGCTTAGAAAGGCTGAATGGTTTTGCCGAAGACAGAATCGGTCCCTCATCAGTAAGAGTTAAACTTTTCAAAGAAGAGAAACATAGAATCATAGGCAGGAATAATCTTACATTACAACTCAGGTCCAGACTCCATAACTTGTTCATATCTTTTACTGAAGCATGTAAACTAATTTTACACTTCTCCCCTGGGTGAAGACTTAAATATTCAACTGAGGTAAGATTCCAAATACTTATAGGCACAAATTTAAGATTCTTGCAATCTCTAAAATCCAACCATTTTAAACTACCCAGCAGTCCAATAGAATCTGGCACTTGTTCAATTGCTGTGTAAGCTGCATTCAGCCTTTCTAAACATTGCATCTtccccagttgctcaggcaatTGCTCCAGGTTTGAACAGCCACCCAGATGTAGTAGTTTCAGCAACTTGAGCTTACATATACTATTTGGAAGATTTCTAAGCTTTTTGCAATCGGACAAATACAGATGAACCAAATTGACGAGGCCCCCAAACGAAACTGGCAGTTGTTCAATTGCAGAATCACCTGCATCAAAATACTCTAAGCCTTCCATATTCCCAATATCTTGAGGTAACTTTCTTAGCTTCTTGCATCTGTTTAAATCCAATGTAATCAACCCCTTTAATTTAGTAATTGAATCTGGCAGTTTCTCAATTACAGTCCAACTtgcatcaatcttcttcaagGCCTTCATATCACCCAACGACTCAGGTAATCGTTTTAAATTACGGCAGTTCCTCAGATCCAAACAAGTCAGATAATTCATCATGGGCTGTTCAAACAATTAAGTTAGCAACAAATATTCAAAATATATTAGTATTATCAATACATTTACGAAACAAGTTTTTCAATAtcatttcttttcatttttttaacATACAAATTGGGTTAAATTGTTTTTCATGATAAAGTGTTCGAGAAAACATATTTTTAGATATTTGaatttctttttctattttttaataaaatatttaattagaatctttcttctaaatagaaaaaataattaactaaaacaactaaaaaattacaaataataaatgaaaatagAAATATATTAGGAGGGAATGTACCGTTGACCCCTTCCACAAAATCTTGAATTTACTTGAAGGCATATCAAAGAAGACCAGCTTAGGTGGACAAAATGTAGAAGGTATATGCGTCCACAGACAAGAATGCCATGTAATGCACCTCAAATTAggaaataaatttttaaaatttcctTTAATATCGGGTTCACCTATTATTTGAAGAAGCCTCAGTTTGGGCATTCTTTCAGCACTTGCTTGTCCATATCCGGAAGTCCTGAAATCTAAAATGAGACCTTCAATATCACTTTTTTCCTGATTTTGTCAATGGAGAAAAAAAAACTTAAGTAAGACTATATAAAAGTTAAGAAATAAACGCTAAACGACCCaaatctttttcttatttgtttgAGCGATTATGACACACACATTTCCGTCAATCATTCAATTTAGACATTGTTAAATCAAACATGTAACACTTTTTTGTCATAATCTAACATGTAACACTTAATTAAGTTTTTTCTTAGGAAAATCACATTTGTCACGATCACATAGATAATAAATCTCACATGAGATTTTTGGAAACTATCGTGTAAGAAATTATAAACCAAAGTTATAAAAGGATGGACTATTGGACTTAATTAAGGTTTTGGACACAAGATCATGTGATTAATCGAGAACAAAGGCATTGCGCACAAAAAAGGAGATCTTAAGAAACCAAGATAAGTTCATTAACACAACTCATTGCATTTTATTGCGAAGTGTTATGTGATGTGATAGTTAAGACTAAACATAACAGAGTTTGCATTTTGATTACCTCTAGATTTTGCAAATCATCCCATACATTTCCTCGCAAAATCAAGCGTGTCTGCCTTCCAAGTTTTCTTCCCATGTCTTGAATAAGATTATACATTCGGAACTTATTATCTGTACCAATGGTCATTAGACATCTGTCCACTAGA
It contains:
- the LOC141716823 gene encoding uncharacterized protein LOC141716823; the protein is MTIGTDNKFRMYNLIQDMGRKLGRQTRLILRGNVWDDLQNLEEKSDIEGLILDFRTSGYGQASAERMPKLRLLQIIGEPDIKGNFKNLFPNLRCITWHSCLWTHIPSTFCPPKLVFFDMPSSKFKILWKGSTPMMNYLTCLDLRNCRNLKRLPESLGDMKALKKIDASWTVIEKLPDSITKLKGLITLDLNRCKKLRKLPQDIGNMEGLEYFDAGDSAIEQLPVSFGGLVNLVHLYLSDCKKLRNLPNSICKLKLLKLLHLGGCSNLEQLPEQLGKMQCLERLNAAYTAIEQVPDSIGLLGSLKWLDFRDCKNLKFVPISIWNLTSVEYLSLHPGEKCKISLHASVKDMNKLWSLDLSCNVRLFLPMILCFSSLKSLTLTDEGPILSSAKPFSLSKLFNLFHLALKNYTRLGSSLPELPLNLEVLDIYNHTSLEQLPDLKTCSKHYIWPTSC